Genomic segment of Canis lupus dingo isolate Sandy chromosome 9, ASM325472v2, whole genome shotgun sequence:
TTGCCTTCCCTCGCCCTGACCAGCAGGGGGCCTAGAAACCCAGAAGACACCAGGCTGAGCAGCGCAGGACCCCTGTGTCCCCAAGTCCTCACTCCAGGCTTGGGAGAGGCTTGCAGTGTTCTGTGCCCAGGAGTCCGGTCAGggtctggggaggaggaagaaaggaaggggggcCTTACCTTGCGGAGGGGCCTGGGCACCTGGTGAGGAAGAGgggccaggagagggaggagggctccCAGGGGTCCTGCAGGAGAGGAGTAGGAGTGGGGGTGGTGAGGCGGCTCCCCGGCCCTATGCCCAGGGCACTCCCTTCTGTCTGATGCAGAAAGTGGTCCTGGTGTCTGGCCGTGCCCATATCCCTGGCACCGACCCTCAGGGGCCCTTGCTGTGGGGTAGCCTGTCCTAGGTTCGTTTTCCAGATCAGGCCAGGAGTGGTggcctgagtgtgtgtgtgtgtatgtgtgtgtgtgtgtgtgtgcatggccTGAGGCTGGGTTTTGGAGTGACTATGCCCCCATGTTCATGGCTGTGAGGGGTCACGGGTCCCTTCCTATCCTCTCTCTGGTTCAGCAGATGTCAGAGGGTGCATGctaggagggaaggcaggaggccTCGGGTTTCTGTCCTGCCAATCCCTCTGGGGGACAAGGCTGACGGACACTGCTGGAGAGGGGCCCGGCCGGGTCTCCTGGGCAGCCCTGCGCTGTGGGAGACATCCATCAGCCAGGCCAAGAGGCCCACGAGTGACCAGGGGTCTGAGCTTTGgcttctccatctgcaaaatgaagtcACCATCCTTACTCTGCCTCTTGTGGGGTCACTGATCCCACAGGTGAGGGCCGCCTGGGTGAGGGTAGGGATATGTGGGCTGGCACTGCCCCCTGGTGGCTGTAGCTAGAGTTACTCTGCACGGGTGTCCAGACCTAGAGGGTGCAGTGTCCTGGGAGCCTGCAGGGTCCCCTCCATGTCTGTCTTCTCCACTCCACTTTCTTCTTCACCTCAAACTTCCCAGGGTCCTCAGGGCTGCTTTCTCATGAACAGGGATAAGTCAGCTCAGCAAACGTCCATTTAGTATGGAATGGGCACCTATTTATGTCCTGTTCTCTGccaccccccaaataaataaataaatttttatttttaaaaaatatttcatttatttattcatgaaagatacagagacagaggcagagacatgggcagagggagaagcaggctccctgtggggagcttgatgcaagactcgatcccaggacccaggaatcaggacctgagccaaaggcagatgctcaaatcactaagccacccaggtgccccaagtaaacaaatcttaaaaaaaaaaaaaaaaaaaagtattcaggggaaaaaaagacaaattacactcagggaaataaagagaagaatgaatTCGAGTCCCaattgagatgtgctataagAATAAAATGCACTCTCAGTTTAgtgtaaaaaatgcaaaatataatctcattaataattttttatgttgattacatgttgaagtgataatattttggagacattaaattaaataaaatatattattaaaactaattttaggGCACTTCACaagcttagtcagtggagcatgggactctcgATCTTgaggctgtgagttcaagccccacaatgggtgtgaAGCTTActtcgattaaaaaaaaaagaaaagttaaaaaaatacactatagctgctagaacatttaaaaatacaaatctgttGTGACCGAAATAGATTTGCAGTTACCAGAGGCTAAGAACAACGCGGGTGGGATGAAGGGGAGATAAGAACTCATTGCTGATTAGTATGGGGAGTTTTGTAGGGGTAGGtgataaaaaaatgttaagaaactaGATACTGGTGTTGGTTGCACAGCTCTGAATATGCTGAAAACCACCTATTggacacttttatttatttatttatttatttatttatttatttatttatgattttattttattttaagatttatttgtttattttggtgggaggaggggcagagggagagagagaatcccaagcagactctttgctgaggtGGGCGGCAGAcctagggctggatcccatgacctgagatcaccaactgaacagaaatcaagttgatgctcaaccgactgagccacctaggagcccctatgattttattttattttttaaaaaagattaattcaatttatttatttgagatatatagagagacacagagagagaggagcacaagcagaggggaagaagaagcagactccccgctgagtagggagcctgatgcagggctcgatcccaggaccctgagatcatgacctgagccaaaggcagatgcttaactgactgagccacccaggcacccctctgattttattttattttattttatttattttattttttattttatttttaagtaatatctatacACAACTTGgtgcttgagctcacaaccctgggatcaagagttgtatgcctcactggctgagccagcGAGGCCCCCCTGGacatttttaggggtgcctggatggttcagtaggttaagtggctgactcttggctTTAGCTTAgtagacaatcttttttttaaattttatttatttattcatgagacacacagagagagagagaaagagagagagagagagagaagcagagacacaggcagagggagaagcaggctccatgcagggaacttgacgtgggactcgatcctgggactccaggatcacgccctgggctgaaggcagcactaaaccactgaaccacccgggctgcactTAGTAGATaatcttcttcctcccttctttctgtaCCCCCTCCACCTCATGCACACTCTGTctttgagataaataaataaataaataaatcttttttttaaagctattttgtttttgttgttttgcttttttaaaagagggacAGGGTTGTTATGGTCTAAATGTTTGTATCCCCCTGcaattcatgttgaaatcctaactcccagagtgatggtgtttggaggggggccctttgggaagtgattaggtttTGAAGTGGGAAGCCTCACAAATGGGAACCAGTGGCTCTTGTAAAAGAGGCCCCAGGGAGCTAGCACCCTTCACCCTTCAACCACCGTGAGGACCGCAGGGAGAAGACAAGACAATTGTCTCTGGACCAGGAATTGGAGGTCTCACCAGACACTAAATCCGtgggcaccttgatcttggacttgcagcctccagatcTCTGAGAAAcagtttataagccacccagtctaggGGGTCTTGTTAAAACCACCTGAGCAGACTAAGACACCGCCCACTGTCTACTCTCAGCCCTGGCCTTCCTGTTCAACCCAAGTTAGATGAGATCTCTCTGACGACAAGCCCTCCACTTCCTCAAGTGAGGTCTGGTCCatgagcctgctgctcccttttTGACTCCACCACCTGCAATTCTCTCTGATGATTTAGGCCATTCCCATCACCTCCTTCTGCCTCAAACCTTTGCTTTTGCTGTTGTCTTTCACCTTCTTTCAGTGACtatcctctcctgctccctccctccatctgctTTGGACAGAAGTGACTCTTCAGGGACCACCCTGATGTTTAACTTGCACCCCACAGCCTGCCTACTGCTCCCAGGCAGCCCCTCCTGTTGTCTTTTCCTCCACAGTACATGCCCCATCTAATATACTCTCTGatttgcttctttgtttattatttgtggCTCCCCATTGTATGTGGGCCCTAGGAGGGCAAAGATCTTTGTGTGTTTTGTCCCTGATATGTCCCCAACACCTGTCACATTGCCTGGCATCCAGGTGCTTAATAcatgtgtgttgaatgaataatgatGGATAGTTTAGGGGGACAGGAACAGtggagatgaaagaagaaaggaagtcaacaaatattaaagCAGCTCAAGATAATCATCAGAAAACAGGACAGCACGTGAAAAGCACAGGGGTTGTGAATCTTGGATGCCTCCTCTTCTTATCCCCATGCCTTTGGCCTGAGCCCCCCTTAATAGTTCGGAAGGAGTATTGCAgtctgggtgggaggaggggaggaaatgaGGATGAAGAGGCCTGTGGGCAAAGGTTGGGAGGGGTCTGAAGTCCACAGGGGAACTGCTTCTTACTTCCCTGCCCAGAGGAGGCTGGACTTGGAGCCagtattttagaaataacatGACTAAGGAAGATTGCCCCTTTGATAAACAGGCAGATAATTCCCCGTGGGGCTGATGGAGGTGGGCATGAAGGATTTGGTGCTGGGGAGGTGAATGGGCACCAGGGTTCACTCACCAGTCAGGAATGAGGAATACTGGCTCCTGAGGAGAGAGGCTGCCATTGGAGGGGGACAGGTATGAGCTGGCTGTGAAGGCTGGAGTGGTCTGAGATGCAAACTACCAAACCATTAATGAttgtcctcccccacccacccagaccACCCCGTCAGACAGgttattcctatttttctcataGTTCCTTGCTTTGTTgtttccctccccccaaaattcacCATACTTTGTAATtgtcttgttttctcatttatttgtttccctttctaGAATCTGAACTCCAGGAGAGCAGGGATTTCTCTTGTTCCCTACTCTAGTCTGagagtgtatgtatatatatatatatatatatatatatatacacacatctactatatatatatatatatatatatatatatatatatatatatagtagagaccctctctctctctttctttcttttcaaagattttatttatttgacagagagagatagtgagagagcacgagcaggagaagaggcagagggagagggagaagaagactctccatggagcagggagcctgacgtgggactttatcctaggaccctgagatcatgaccaaccGACTGAGGCCCCCAGGCACCCTATAGTAGGGacttgtcaaatgaatgaatggacccAGATGAAATTCTTATCACAATGCTTCTCTGTGGAAAGCTGGTGGACCAGGTAGTCTGATCCTTGTCCCTGGTTTGCATCTCTTGTCCTGTGCTATGACCTGGATGTCTGGCCCCAAAGGCACGTGTCAGCAGTAGGAGCCTCTGTCCCAGGTGCAGTCCTTGGGCAAGAGCCTCTGTCCTGGGCTCAGGCTTGGAGTGGTGGCTATGTGCAAGGGGTTCCTGGAATTCCTTAGGGATGGATTCatgtggagggggcaggggtagTATCACGAAAATCTAGAAGAGAGGATGAGGCCTCAACAGCAGaggggctggagaggaggagaCTGCACGTTTGAGGCATATTTAGAAGGTAAATTAAGCAGGATTGGTTATTCAAGGGAAGAAAACTGTGGCACCAGGGATGATTCTAAGGCTTGAAAAGAATTAGTGCCACCACCGTCTCTTTCAGGCCTGCAGGTTCTTCCAGCCTAAAGGTGCAGAAATGGCCCCCAGACTCCTGTGCTGCCCCACCCCGCTCATTCCGGACTTTGGGACCACTGGACTCTCACTCTCTCGTGGGTACCGCCTCCCGTGGCGCGTTCCCTGCGCTGAAGGGCCGCAGGTGTGGTCTTGGGGACAGACGCACTCTGAGCACTGCCGGCCACTGATAAGGATGCTTGGGGCCACGCGGGACGCGGTCGCAAGAGTCTTCACCGGGAGACCTCCTCTGAGCGCGGTCTCCAGGAAGAACAGGTTTGCAGGGTGGAAGGAGGTGGGCAGAGTGGATGAAGGCTGGAGGCAAAGCACAAGGAAAGGTAATAGGATGAACTCCGAAGTAAGCAAGAGGGCTGTGGGGCGGCTGGAGCGCGGGGTGGGAGCGCGGGGCCGAGTGCGTGACGCGCCACCCTGGGCAGCGCGCTCAAAGCATCCCGGAGTTGGATTCACCCCCCAGCTCCCGGGGACGGCACAGGACGGGCCTAACTCCCCGCTCACATCCAGGTGGGCAGCCGCAGCCCCGCGGGAGCAGAGGGAGGCGTCCCCAGCCGGGGTCCTCGAAGTCTGTACCCGAATTCCAGGGCCGCGGCGACTTGGGACAGAACCATTCTCCGGAGgcggagaggggaggagaagtcCTGCCCTCGGACCCCAAGCCCATGGAACCAGCTGGAGCCGCCGCTCgactcttctccttcttctgatTTTTGCGCTCTGCTCCTGCCGCCGAGAGCTTCCCGCGCGCGCGCCCCCAGGCCCGGGCCCCACCGGTGGCTCCCGGCCGCCCACTCCCGCGCGTGGTACGGCCCGGCGGGCGCCCACTCGCGGCGCTGGCTATAAAGGCCTGGCTGCGGCAGCCGACTGCGGACTCGAGCGAGATGCGTCCTAGGGGGTCGGGCCAGGGCGCCGCGGGGCGCCGCGTGAGGCCCGGGGCTCCGGCGCGAGTCCCCCTCGCACCCCGCCCCGCGGCCAGTCCCGCTCCGGAGCCCTCTGCGCGGCCCGAGCGCGGCCCTGCGCACGCACCCGCGGGGGCGCAGGCGGCAGGCTCCAGGTCCGCGTGCGTCTCGGGACCCCAGGCCCGCGCTCGCCCCACCTCCAAGGCCGGATCGGCGGCAGGAGCCCCGCGCACGTCCACATTCTCCGTTCTCCAGGGGAATGCCCAGGCCGTGCCCCGCAGCTTGGACGCGCCATGGACCCGCTTCATATTCCAGGGGCCCTTGGGTCCCCGGGCCGCTGGCCTGGGGACTGGGAAGGCGGCAGGCATCTGGAAGACGCCGGCCGCCCGCATGGGCCGTCGGCCTGGGGTGTCGGGCCCCGACCGTGCCGCCTTCATTCGGGAGCTGGAGGAAGGTAAACCGGGTCCCCGGAACCCCAGAGCTGGTGGGACACGGGCATTTCCATGGAGAAGAGGGCCCCGTCGGCTCcaggcgccccgcccccccggcacTCAGTCTCATCCCTCGGTGATGAGATGTCGCTGTCTGCGGGGCCTGTCGGGTcgcctcctccccatctccttcctcctcccttctgtcGTCTCCCGATTGCTGTCGGTGGGTCAGGTGCAGGGGCTCGGCGCGCGCCCGTTGCTCCGCAGATCAGGCTCCCGCAGTGCCCggagagggcggggggagggggggcgctgCCCACGGTGCTCTGAGTCTGCGCTGGCCGCCAAACCAGCGCCGGGGACGTGAgggggcggcggagggggcggctTTGGCAATCTTTAGGGGAGGGGGTCAAAGCCCTGCCTTCCCCAGCCTGGGGGTGGGCTGGGCctcaggtttttttcccctcctggcctctcctggGTGGTGGGAGATCCCTGGATTGGGTCTAGACTCTCCGTCCCCCTACTCAGTGCCGGAAaagtctcttcctcctctccacatGCAACAGGTGCACGGTGGGTGGGtgactgtgtctttttttttatgaccCATGAGGCTCCAGTGAGTCGGCCAAGGCTGCCCTCTGGGGAAGGGGTGATGAGTCAGTCTGCGGCTGCACTTCCATTCCACTAGCCGCCTGCATTCTTCTAGGTGCCAGGGACCCAGGCGGCCGAGCTTGGAGGACTGTGATCCTTCATCTCACCCAGGGCTTTCCAGAACAAAAAAGAGTCCAGTTGgccctgggagcagggaagggagtgCTCGGTACTGGGGGTGTGTGGAGAGGATattggaggcaggaagggagctcAGTCATCTTCCTTGTCACCGACTCTTGTTGTTGGGGGAGAACTGGGGACAGGGCAGGAAACAGTGAGATGTGAGGTAGGTTATGAGCCCCCCACCATCTTTCTGACCCAGCCACTCCACCTGCTTTTGCAGCTCTGTGCCCTGACAGACCCCTGCCAGTCAAGATCACCCAAGAAGATGTCAAAGTGATGTTAAATTTGCTAGAGGAGGTGTGTACTGCCTTCCCTACTGGGGCCAGCCTGAACCTTAGCCAGGCCTCCATGCTAATTCTGCCCTGGAGGGGTAGGAGTCTTGTCTATTTCCCGCTTGACTATTTCTCTGGGGGCCAAGCTGGGGGATCCCTCTTATGGAAAGCAGGTATATGTGGGATGTCTAGGCTGGAATTGGTCTCAGAACCACCTGATCTGTTCTCTTCTATAAGGGGAAACTGAGTCGGGCCCCACAGTGGGTTGATGGCAGACTCTTCTAGTACCCTGGAAAACTAGGGTGTGGAAGGGTTTTGTTTAGTGGCCTAGCTTCCCGCTGACCCCTGTGTACTCCTTCACTTCTCCCAACTGTCTGGGAGATcccagaaaacatgaaaatattcccCATGGATGTGGATCCCTCTGCAGAGAGAGCGGGACCTAAATACGGCGGCTCGCATTGGCCAGTCCCTGGTGAAGCAGAACAGTGTTCTGATGGCGGAGAACAGCAAGCTGGAAGCCATGCTGGGCTCAGCCAGGGAGGAGGTAactgggcagggaggaggggtagggggGGTGCCATCCCAGACCTGCCTCATTGCCCTTGTGCCAGGACCTGTGCCTGCCCCTGCCTGCGTTCCAACAGGGATCCTCTCCCCCCACTGCCAGATTTTACACCTGAGACACCAGGTGAGCTTGCGAGATGATCTCCTTCGGCTCTACTCAGactctgaggaggaggaggaagaagaagaggaagagggggaagaggaagaagaggaggaggaggaagaagagacagaggaggaggaggaagaggaggaagaggaggagcagcaTGATCATCCCTATGGAGCCTCTGAGCTGTGAGTATCCTGCCTTTTCATCTGGGAagccccttctctgtgcctcagtttccatatttgCAAACAGGGACACATGGGGTAGCTGCCAGCAGGGTTGCTGGGCCAACTGAGACCACTACATTTAGCCTGAGTGGGCCAACCCTGGGTGGACTGGGACCTGggtcccccctctgcccccccccccccgccggtgCCCTGACCCCTATGGCTCCCACCCCTAGGACTTCTCTGGGGGAGCCGGAGTCACTGCACTTCTGCCCACAGCTGGAAGCCCTCCAGGAGCAGCTGAGGCTGCTGGAGGTGGAGAACGAGCAGCTGAGAGAGGAGGTGAGGATGTGGCAAGGGGGTGCCCCTGCAGGCAGGGGCCTGTTgactcccctgccccttcctctctcccttcctctctccctccttccaggcCTCTCAACTCGAcgccctggaggaggaggagcagatgcTCATCCTGGATTGTGTGGAGCAGTTTTGTACGTGGGGTTGTAACTTCTCGTGGAGGGCTATcccaaggagcagagggaagactCTGAGTTTGAGTTCCAGCTCTGACTCGTTctagctgtgtgagcttggacAAGTTCCTTGGCCTCTCTGAACCTTCATCTTTAGAATGGGGAGGAATAATCTCAGCCCTGCAGACCTCTCCAGAGGCACAGCTGAGGAAGTGCTTTAGCACACTGTAAAGAGCTGTACAGAAGCTAGGGGGCCCCTCTATGCCTGTTTCCTTTTGTTATTTGGGAGGGCCTGGAAGCAAGGAAGAGAGGAGCTGTGAGTTGCCAGAGTTGCCCTGCCGGcactggggcagggcctgggctggtAGCAGTACCGTGTGTTTATGATGAGGGAGGCGCAGCGTGAAGCCAAGTCTAGTTGTGAGATGCAGGCACAAGATGGCAACATGCTGCTCCCTCCCCGCACGCCTGGCTTTCCTTCCCTTGGTTCCTGCGTCGGAGCTGGTCCCCAAGTTCTGTTGCTTCCAAATACCTCCTAAGAAAGGCTCaagtctcctccctcctcctcaccccctgcTCTAGCCCAGGCCTGGTCTTAACTGGTCACTTTGTACTGCTGTGCTTCCAGGTCCTTCTGCACACAGCCCAaatatagtttgtttgtttgttttttgctttttttttttttttaaatttatttatttgttcatgagagacacagacataggcagagagagaagcaggctccctacgaggagctgatgcagggactcgatcccaggaccccggatcatgccctgagccaaaggcagacactcaatcactgagccacctaggcaaccaCGCTCCACCCCCCAAATAAGTTTTCTAAAACCAAATCTGACCATGTCATCCTGGGCCTAAAACCCTGAACTTCCCATTGGCCAAAGGGTAACCtcagccccctgcccagcccctgagccctccctcccagggcccgGTGATTGGCTCTGGGCTGCTCCACGTGCTGCCTGGACCTGGTTCTCCCTTCTTTGCCTCGCTGGCCTGCTTACCCTGCAGGTCTTCGCTTCGAAGCCGGTGTAAGGCAGGATGGGAGCCGCAGCTCTGACTCCCAGCGCACCCTTTACACTTGCTCTGTCCTACCCAGAGTAGGTGCTGGTGGAATTTCCTTGCCCATCGGTGTCCCCACTAGACTTGAGCTCAGTGTGCACTGGGACCAGGTTTTGTGGACTGCTCACCCAGGGCTCACCGAGGGCCTTCCCCATGTtggtcaacaaacatttattggaatGAAGACCCAGGGAGGAACGCAAAGTCCTGGAAACCCAGAGTCCTCTGCAGGAGCCGAGGGGTGGGGCAGATGGAGGCATCGGGAGGGCCAGACTGGTCGCTGAAGGCCATGGGAGCCAGCGCTGACCTTCCgtccctgcccttccccagccGAGGCCAGCCAGCAGATGGCCGAGCTGTCAGAGGTGCTGGCGCTCAGGATGGAGAGCCATGACCAGCAGCGGAGGGAGGTCACCCAGCTGCGGACCCAGGTCTTGAAGTTGCAGCGACGCTGCCAGTCGGTGCGTCTGGGTGTGTGCATGGCTCCCTCCTTCTGTCCTGGTCCCCACAAAACCCCAGCccccttcttcctgccctggCCTCATGGAGCTCTCAGCTCAACCAGGCTCATAGGCCCCTCGCTGTGGCAGAGTCAGAGTCAGAGGAGATCTCAGTGAGCATCTCATTCTGCCCCTTTGTTGTCGCAGGGAGGggaccaaggcccagagagggtcacGGGGTGTTCCAGAAACCAGGCCACATGACTCTCTTGCCTTACGTGGCCTCATTCCCTGTGACTTCATACTTCAAGGGTTGCCAAAGGCTCATCAACTTGCCTGGGAAGACTTGGCGGAGGTGGTAGGGACTTGGGTGGGGCTGGCCAGTCCCAGGTCTGGCTGACCCGTCTTGGTCCTTCCAGTATGGGGTCGAGACGGAGAAGTTGCAGCAGCAGCTGGTTTTGGAGAAAGAAATCCAGATGCGGCTCCAGGATGAGGTGAAGCtccccctggctcctgccccagcctTTGCGAGCccctggcccagagcagggaaCTGGGGGCCCTTGGTCAGCTGGCTGAGGCTGACTCTCCCTGGAAGATGACGAACTCCTTGAACAGGCTCTGGGTCTGTTCCTTTACATGCCCTCGGTATCTGGCATGGGGCCTGGCGGGTAGCAGCTCAGATGGGGTCTGAGTGGAGGAGAGTCCGGGGACCTGCCTGGGGGCACTGCTTGCCTCTTAGCCCACACTTCCCTGCACGGTGGGGAGAAGATGGGCCCAGTGTGCttgtctgggggtgcctgggtccCCGCAGAACCTGCAGGTGGCTTCCCAGCTGCAGGGCCTGCAGGAGAAGTACACGGAGCGTGGGGGCATGCTGACCGAGGCCCAGGAGGAGGTGAAGACCCTCCGCCAGCAGGCCTCTGTGTCCACTGGCCCTGTCACCCACTACACATACACTGCACCTCTGGTGAGGATCCCCGGCTGCCTGCCTCAGCCCTCTGTGTGCTTGTGCCTTGGCCCCACTGGCTGATTTCTATTCCCAGTCCCTTTCTGTCCCTGGCAGTAGGGGCTGGAGTTTTGGGGGGGGGTCCCCTGGTAATGCCTGCCTTTCCACTGTAGGATGCCCTTCCTGGTTTCCAGGAGACCCTGGCCGAGGAGCTCAGAATGTCTATAAGGAGGATTATCTCAGACCCTGTGTTTTTTATGGAAAGGTGTGCTGCTGGAACcgcgccccacccccccacccctgggccctTGCCTGATGTGCACTCACTTtcccagagtggggagggggtttGCTTCCTACCTTCCTCACTCATGATGCTCCCTGTTACCTGCCCCagttcctccccctccccacccttgtCTCTGTCCGTGGGTGTGGGTCTGTCATTTTTCCCTGGGATCTTTTCCCATGTTGGGGCCCCAGGGACTTTGTGGTTTCAGCTAATATTGCCTTGGGACAGTGAAGGCCCTTTTCTCTATTGAAGGAATCATGGAACTACTGCAGACGAGATGCCACACCTGGGGTAAGCTGGCCAGGGGCTCCCCTGTCACCTGCTCTCACTTTTCAGCAGCCACACAACCACCTGTGGGCCTGCCACCCTGGAGAAAGCTCTACTCTCTGGGCTGGCTGCGCCCAGATGTTCTGAGAAGGGGCTGCACCCTTTCCCTTCCGATCTTGCCCCATATATGGCCATCTGACTTAGGCTGTTCCAAATAGGGACTGAAGCCTTCCCTTCACCTCACCAGGGACTGAGAGGTGAATGAGCACTGGCCTAGGAGCTGGAACcatctgggactgagtcccagcTTCATCCCTTTATTGGCTGTGTGTCCTTTGGGCAAATCCCTTGACCTGTCTGAGCCTTACTAAAATGGATTTGTTCCTATGGCAACTAGCTGTGGGATGGCCTGTGATGGTTAAATCCTGGAGAGGAGTGGAGGGAATATACTATCCTTGCTGCTCTGTGCTGTGCACAGGGTGGGGGTACTAGGGGAAGGCAGGGCTTGTGCAGTGTTGGTgactgttctctctccttctcacctGGTTCCTGGGCTGAGTGTTTGAAGTCCCGAGGGTGGTACCCAGCTCCCCTTTCCCCTTGGCTGGGACAGAAGTGGGAAGTTAGCCGTCGGGTGTGTGTGTAGAtgggcagagagcaggagagctCCTCAGTCCTGGTGCCTGGGAATGTCCTGGGGGAGCGGAAGAGGGGGGCTGAGGGCTCTGGCTGGGGTTGGCTTTAGGGGCACAGAAACTTTCCTGTCTCCCTGCCCAGGTACAAGCTGCGCTGCGGTGAGGCACGAGAGCAGGGACAGGGGTTCGAGGCTGAGAAGGGGTTAATGAGAGCAGAGGATTTTGTGGCAGAAGATTTTGTGCCTTCGGAGGAGTCAGTACCTGAGGAAGAGCCAGGGACTGCAGAAGAGGTGGTGCCAGCTGATGAGAGGTCGACAGAAGAGGCGGAGCTTGTGTCCGAGGAGACTGAGGCCTGGGAGGAAGTGGAACCACAGCTGGATGAGACAACGAAGCAGACGAAGCAGACGAACAC
This window contains:
- the HAP1 gene encoding huntingtin-associated protein 1 isoform X6, producing MRPRGSGQGAAGRRVRPGAPARVPLAPRPAASPAPEPSARPERGPAHAPAGAQAAGSRSACVSGPQARARPTSKAGSAAGAPRTSTFSVLQGNAQAVPRSLDAPWTRFIFQGPLGPRAAGLGTGKAAGIWKTPAARMGRRPGVSGPDRAAFIRELEEALCPDRPLPVKITQEDVKVMLNLLEERERDLNTAARIGQSLVKQNSVLMAENSKLEAMLGSAREEILHLRHQVSLRDDLLRLYSDSEEEEEEEEEEGEEEEEEEEEEETEEEEEEEEEEEQHDHPYGASELTSLGEPESLHFCPQLEALQEQLRLLEVENEQLREEASQLDALEEEEQMLILDCVEQFSEASQQMAELSEVLALRMESHDQQRREVTQLRTQVLKLQRRCQSYGVETEKLQQQLVLEKEIQMRLQDEDALPGFQETLAEELRMSIRRIISDPVFFMERNHGTTADEMPHLGYKLRCGEAREQGQGFEAEKGLMRAEDFVAEDFVPSEESVPEEEPGTAEEVVPADERSTEEAELVSEETEAWEEVEPQLDETTKQTKQTNTVTSTLEATGLGSSHLSMKHVLQQLANWQDSGYRRQLRRRMLQEGFAVPQQPTEAPQTDRGPSFSCLAKSHLPQKPPSHPPKQDPPVCC
- the HAP1 gene encoding huntingtin-associated protein 1 isoform X5, with protein sequence MRPRGSGQGAAGRRVRPGAPARVPLAPRPAASPAPEPSARPERGPAHAPAGAQAAGSRSACVSGPQARARPTSKAGSAAGAPRTSTFSVLQGNAQAVPRSLDAPWTRFIFQGPLGPRAAGLGTGKAAGIWKTPAARMGRRPGVSGPDRAAFIRELEEALCPDRPLPVKITQEDVKVMLNLLEERERDLNTAARIGQSLVKQNSVLMAENSKLEAMLGSAREEILHLRHQVSLRDDLLRLYSDSEEEEEEEEEEGEEEEEEEEEEETEEEEEEEEEEEQHDHPYGASELTSLGEPESLHFCPQLEALQEQLRLLEVENEQLREEASQLDALEEEEQMLILDCVEQFSEASQQMAELSEVLALRMESHDQQRREVTQLRTQVLKLQRRCQSYGVETEKLQQQLVLEKEIQMRLQDENLQVASQLQGLQEKYTERGGMLTEAQEEVKTLRQQASVSTGPVTHYTYTAPLDALPGFQETLAEELRMSIRRIISDPVFFMERNHGTTADEMPHLGYKLRCGEAREQGQGFEAEKGLMRAEDFVAEDFVPSEESVPEEEPGTAEEVVPADERSTEEAELVSEETEAWEEVEPQLDETTKQTKQTNTVTSTLEATGLGSSHLSMKHVLQQLANWQDSGYRRQLRRRMLQEGILAQYPGCKG
- the HAP1 gene encoding huntingtin-associated protein 1 isoform X8 codes for the protein MRPRGSGQGAAGRRVRPGAPARVPLAPRPAASPAPEPSARPERGPAHAPAGAQAAGSRSACVSGPQARARPTSKAGSAAGAPRTSTFSVLQGNAQAVPRSLDAPWTRFIFQGPLGPRAAGLGTGKAAGIWKTPAARMGRRPGVSGPDRAAFIRELEEALCPDRPLPVKITQEDVKVMLNLLEERERDLNTAARIGQSLVKQNSVLMAENSKLEAMLGSAREEILHLRHQVSLRDDLLRLYSDSEEEEEEEEEEGEEEEEEEEEEETEEEEEEEEEEEQHDHPYGASELTSLGEPESLHFCPQLEALQEQLRLLEVENEQLREEASQLDALEEEEQMLILDCVEQFSEASQQMAELSEVLALRMESHDQQRREVTQLRTQVLKLQRRCQSYGVETEKLQQQLVLEKEIQMRLQDEDALPGFQETLAEELRMSIRRIISDPVFFMERNHGTTADEMPHLGYKLRCGEAREQGQGFEAEKGLMRAEDFVAEDFVPSEESVPEEEPGTAEEVVPADERSTEEAELVSEETEAWEEVEPQLDETTKQTKQTNTVTSTLEATGLGSSHLSMKHVLQQLANWQDSGYRRQLRRRMLQEGGCSHRGLPSARTSCRSSSL